Proteins encoded in a region of the Scomber scombrus chromosome 16, fScoSco1.1, whole genome shotgun sequence genome:
- the LOC133995886 gene encoding 1-phosphatidylinositol phosphodiesterase-like, translating to MKSIPDDTPISAISIPGTHKSLSLYGGVLIQCQVWTLDQQLKVGLRYFDVHAGFKLPTDKDVIIRDAEQHVKELIQSYKSKMWTELSVPNMKQVRGKIVFLQSDTFRAGPKTLGSSFFEGGSLNNIEDKCSFNYGES from the exons ATGAAGTCTATACCTGATGACACCCCTATCTCAGCTATCTCCATCCCTGGAACACACAAGAGCCTATCATTATATGGAGGAGTATTAATTCAATGTCAAGTTTGGACTTTGGATCAGCAACTTAAAGTGGGACTGCGATATTTTGATGTGCATGCTGGGTTTAAGTTACCCACCGATAAAGATGTTATTATCCGTGACG CTGAACAACATGTAAAGGAATTAATTCAGAGTTACAAAAGTAAAATGTGGACTGAGTTGTCTGTACCAAATATGAAACAGGTGAGGGGCAAGATTGTTTTTCTTCAGAGTGACACCTTCCGTGCAGGACCAAAAACTCTTGgatcttctttttttgaagGTGGCTCACTGAATAATATTGAAGACAAA TGCAGCTTCAACTATGGAGAGTCCTAA